ATGCCGCCCATGATCATTCTGGCAACCCAGAAAAAAATGATGTCAGGCGCAGTCGAGAGCAAATTGCCCGGATAGAAGGTCTGAAGATCGACCGTATTCTCCGGCCATCCGAACGTGGCGAACGGCCAGAGCCACGACGAGAACCACGTGTCAACGACATCGGGGTCTTGCGTGAGCGGTCCGGTATAACCGGCCGTCTTCGCCTCAGCTTCGACCTCGCCGAGGTCGCGACCGACGAATATCTCGCCGTTCTCGCCGTACCACGCGGGAATGCGTTGCCCCCACCACAACTGGCGTGAGATACACCAATCCTTTATATTGGTCATCCAGTGACGGTAGGTATTGATCCACCGCTCCGGATGAAATTTGATCAGTCCATCCTCGACAACGTTCAACGCAGGCTCAGCAAGCGGCTTCATCTTGACGAACCACTGATCGCTTAGATACGGCTCGATCATCTCGCCGCCGCGCTCTGAGTATCCGACGGAATTCGTGTAGTCCTCGATCTTTTCGACAAGCCCAAGCTCCGTCAGGTCCTCGATGATTTTCTTGCGCGCAACGAAACGGTCGAGACCGGCATACTTCCCGCCGTTCTCGTTGATCGTTGCGTTCGGATGCATCACATTGAGCTGCTCGAGGTTGTGACGCAAGCCAATTTCAAAGTCGTTCGGATCGTGCGCCGGCGTGATCTTCACGCAGCCGGTACCGAACTCCTTGTCAACATAGTCATCGGCGATGATCGGGATCTCGCGGTCCATCAGAGGAAGGCGAAGCTTTCGTCCGACGAGATTCTTGTAGCGTTCGTCCGACGGATTCACGGCGACCGCCACGTCGCCGAGCATCGTCTCGGGGCGCGTGGTCGCGATGATGATCCACTCCGGCTCCCCTGCGTTGCGATCAATGAGCGGATAGCGGAAGAAGTGCAGCTTGCCTTGCGTCTCCTTATAGATCACCTCTTCGTCACTGAGGGCCGACTGTGCGAGTGGCGACCAGTTGATGATGCGCTTGCCTTTATAGATCAGACCCTTCTTGTAGAGGCGCACGAAGGCCTCGGTCACGGCCTTGTAATAGCCTGAGTCCATCGTAAAGACGAAGCGGCGCCAATCGGGTCCGCAGCCGAGCGCGCGAAGCTGCTTCTCGATAAAGTCGTTGTGCTTGTGCTTCCACTTCCAGACCTCGGCGATGAAATCCTCGCGGCCGAGATCGTAACGGGTCTTGCCCTGCTCGCGGAGTTGCTTTTCTACTTTCGTCTGCGTCGCGATACCGGCATGGTCCGTCCCGGGCATCCAGAGGGATTCATGGCCAAGCATGCGGTGATAGCGGATATAGGTATCCTGGATCGTATTATTGAGAGCGTGACCCATGTGCAGAATACCCGTCACGTTCGGCGGCGGCATGCAGATGACGAACGGCGACTTATCGATCGCGCGGCGACCGGTCGGGTCCTGCGGTGCCTGGTCGGGACGGTAGGCATAGAAGAGCCCGCCCGACTCCCAGTTCGAGTACCATTGCTTCTCTACTTCCTGCGGGGCATAGGCCTTCGCTAACTCTCGCTTTGCGGATTCAGACATTCAGTATCGTAACGTAGTAATTGTCAAACGATAACGCATATACGGGTGGGAAGTTCGACGGCGTAGCGGAGAAATTACAGGCCAGTACGACTCTGAATTGAGCGAGAAAGATATTTACCCAACGGTCATTCTGCGCAGAGCGAAGAATCCCTGCGGCGGAGCCTCACTGTGTTTCATCGAGGGATTTTTCGCGGAGTTTACACTGAGCACAGCGAATGTGCTCAAAATGACAGTACCTCGGAATGAAGTAATGACTTATTTCGACCATCATCGGCTCAGAAACGACTAAGAGACGGAGGGTCGACCTGTGCTATCGGATGACCAGGACTTTTGTCGATCGGTTCTCTATACGGCAACGGTAGCAGCCGTTGGGGATCGTCGCGAGGCTTATCTCGGTATGCGACGCACCCCCAGGAACAACCTCATCGGCGATCGTGCGTCCGAGTAGATCGGAAAAAAGAAGATGACACTGCGT
This Bacteroidota bacterium DNA region includes the following protein-coding sequences:
- a CDS encoding valine--tRNA ligase, whose amino-acid sequence is MSESAKRELAKAYAPQEVEKQWYSNWESGGLFYAYRPDQAPQDPTGRRAIDKSPFVICMPPPNVTGILHMGHALNNTIQDTYIRYHRMLGHESLWMPGTDHAGIATQTKVEKQLREQGKTRYDLGREDFIAEVWKWKHKHNDFIEKQLRALGCGPDWRRFVFTMDSGYYKAVTEAFVRLYKKGLIYKGKRIINWSPLAQSALSDEEVIYKETQGKLHFFRYPLIDRNAGEPEWIIIATTRPETMLGDVAVAVNPSDERYKNLVGRKLRLPLMDREIPIIADDYVDKEFGTGCVKITPAHDPNDFEIGLRHNLEQLNVMHPNATINENGGKYAGLDRFVARKKIIEDLTELGLVEKIEDYTNSVGYSERGGEMIEPYLSDQWFVKMKPLAEPALNVVEDGLIKFHPERWINTYRHWMTNIKDWCISRQLWWGQRIPAWYGENGEIFVGRDLGEVEAEAKTAGYTGPLTQDPDVVDTWFSSWLWPFATFGWPENTVDLQTFYPGNLLSTAPDIIFFWVARMIMGGIEFTEGMPKADGSPRVSMEDRIPFRDVYFHNIIRDQQGRKMSKSLGNSPDPIDLVQKYGTDAVRFTLLYLAPLGQDVRFGEESCEIGRNFANKLWNATRFVIMKRDEYRSTHPEPKFESSDTELQNVIASEAKQSGMIGKTESSQIAASSASRTPRNDTKGFASAPASSLADKWILSRANRAAKEIRKSLDGYLINDATKILYDFIWKDYCDWYLEIVKLQPESTPLAVEILEGILRMLHPVMPFVTEELWHALTGTDDAILIGKDDYISADEGKIDDAAEANFEFIQKIVEAGRLLRANAKLAPSKPAEFVLRMKSDADLKLADSARTIIDRLCRAEGLAIELDGGAELSPKEYSTELIGGRGQLFMKLETLNAEEAAKEKDRLKKEIERLAKSVEQITNKLGDANFIARAPDHIVAKEKEKLESFKAQMVKLEQQVC